gaaaattttcacttaAAGAGTAACTAATATTATGTTCTTACGTGATTTCTTGTGTTGTAGAATGTTGGCTTCTCATCGAGCAAGAGATCAAATTCTCTACAGAGGGCGACATTTAGGAGATTTTGAAGCTAACTCTGATGATTGTGTAACAAATAAGGTTCCCTTTCGAAAGTAGTTATCTAAACTTACGTTTTTGTATTGAGTGTTCGATTTCTATTGTTGTGTATTTGTTCGTTATTTTTGGTTGTTGTAGAAACTAATTCGCGATGAGGAAGTGATGAAAGAATTCACCAAGGCTCATGAAGCTATAGAGTGAGTGTATTGTCAATTTTGCTTGATAATTGTTGTAATTCTTTTGGATGCTTAACTGAAAGATAATAGCATTAGAAGAATGGTTGCACTCTTGAAATTGATTGTAAGATGGAAATGATTTAGACCAAGAATGGAGAATAGGTCATAGAAGACAATGAGAAGTTTCCAGTTATTAAACTATACTAAGCTTACCATTTGTGTTGCTTGCTTGTCAGATCTTTGGACTCTTCCATTACTAAACTACGATGGGAGTTTCCATCAAACAAAAAGTCCCCAAAGATTGGAAACTATGAGAACATGACTGCGATTCCAACGTACAATGATGATACCATGATAAGGAAAAAGGCATTTATGGTTGTAGGTATAAATACAGCATTCAGTAGCAGAAAAAGACGTGATTCTATCAGAGAAACATGGATGCCGACAGGTGCTACTTTTCCATGAAAGTGTACTCATCATGCAATGTTTTatcttcaaatatttttccttacaACTTTTTTGGTCTAAATCTAATAGGTAAAAGTTTGCTTCAGCTTGAGCAAGAAAAGGGTATTGTGGTTCGTTTTATGATTGGCCACAGgttatcttttaaaatcttttttatgcTTGGTTGTACTTATGATGTTAGCTTTAATTTAGCTATCAAATTGCAAAAGTTAGGTCCTTTCAATTAACcttgattttgaattcatATACCGAGTCTAAGAAATTAAACGCAACAATAGTATGATGGCTTGATAAAAAGAACTTGGTTTGACTACTTTCTGTCCGATTTTTTATAAACTGCATTGCATGTTCCTTGGCTACAACTTGATTGTTCTGGTACATGAAATGAGAAGTTGATATGATTGAATCACAAGAGTGTAGACAAGTTTCTAGAATGAATCATGTGAAGAGAGGTTCACACTACAAgtaattcattttcttatccTAACAGAAAAATCTTGAAACCATTGCTGACATTTTTATACTATTCAGTGCAATATCTAACAGCATTTTGGATCGTGCAATTGACTCTGAGGATGCCCTACACAAAGACTTTCTTAGGCTTGTATGGAATCGTACACCcatattatattctttttaccttttgcttttttttttgtataatgttattaattttttatactgaTATCCTTTTTAGAATCATGTTGAAGGATATCATGAATTATCAGCAAAGACAAAATCATTCTTTTCCACTGTTGTAAAAGCATGGGATGCTAATTTCTACGTCAAAGTGGATGACGATGTTCATGTAAACTTGGGTATATttgatttctttatattttttcacattCCTAACTTATACAGtataatgaaatatatgatatCCAGTTGTAACTCttctgtaattaataatttttttatttaacatgtaCAATATAGGCGCGCTAGCTGCAACTCTCGCACGCCATCGTAACAAGCCCCGAGTTTATATAGGATGTATGAAGTCGGGGCCAGTTCTTTATCAGAAGTAAtgctttttcttatttgtttgttttctatCTTATTcacttttataataaatcgATTCTTTATTACTTACAagttgtttttcattttaggAATGTTAAATACCATGAGCCTGAGTATTGGAAGTTCGGGGAGGAAGGAAACAAATACTTTCGACATGCTACTGGACAAATATATGCCATATCAAAGGATCTAGCAAAATATATCTCTATCAATCAGTAAGAATTATACCAAACTCTTATCTCGAtaggaaatggaaaattttatgtgCAGCCCCTTTCTTGTGTGAATTTAATACACTGCATAATAATGCATAGTAATGGATCTTAATAGTTGATGATCAAGTACAAGTTAGCTTtcttaaaagtgttaaaatgTGCTTGTCATGAATTTTCAGACCTATTCTTCACAAATATGCTAACGAAGACGTAACTCTTGGTGCGTGGTTTATCGGTCTTGAAGTCATGCACATTGATGACCGCAACATGTGTTGTGGAACTCCGCCTGGTAAGCTTtctattctcatttttcacaTTAGTTGCCTGCTTTCAATCTTTGACTTGAATCAACCATTAAGAATTCCCAGATGTGTACAGACTGTGAATGGAAAGCTCAAGCTGGTAACATTTGTGTCGCAACATTTGATTGGAGTTGCAGTGGCATTTGCAACTCTGTGGAGAGAATCAAGATTGTTCATGTTAAGTGCGGTGAAGATGTTACTACTCTTAGGAACTCCCTTCTCTAACTTGGATTACCCGAAGTCGATCGATTAATTTAAGTGTATCGATAATCCTcactctttaaatttattattttcaccaCCATTTCCCTAATGCTTGACATAGAAACAGAGGGGAAGAAGCTTGAGGGAGAAGGAATATCCATTGCTCTTATAAAGGCATGCAATGggaaaattaaatgatttttcttttgtatttgaGGAAAAGTAAAgggcaagaaaaaaaagtgtagAATTTCAAGTGACCAGGTTTGGTCTCTCAATTTCTTGTATGTACCAGGAGCATCTATTGTTGTATccaatatttgaattagtGCAGTAGTTAAAGCACCATGTTTTCAACCTGAAGATGACATGGACTTGCAGGTCCATGTCAATGTAAATTTCAAGCAAATGGCATAACAATTATTGATGGATTTGTCATATTGACAATAACTTATAGCAGTAGGATCTCCTGTCGACTATTTGACCCTTTACGAAAATATTGTTCGTGAAATATGTATTGATTTAGATGGATTTATATGATTGTGTTCATTGATCATATCCAAGTCAAATTAGTATAGACTATACAAACgcatgaagaaaaatataaactatactTTTGTTAATGTATTTGTTTAAAAGTAACATCACTGGGGCATGTATATTTATCAATCcattcttgattatttttattaaatgattgtttcttataaatataagttattaGAAAGAGAAATAGTCATTATTATcattgtcattttcttttggttgAAACTTGAGAGAGAGTGGTGAATCCAGAGGTATGGCGTTCATGAAGAAGAGGGAAAATGGGAAAATTTTccttatgtttggatttatgttttgaatgttttattttgtattttggaggtagagagagaaaaatagagatagaTACGTGTGTGTTGAtaatagatggtatgtttggatttatgttttgaggtcatttaaaatatcttgaattaagtggtgtaggtttgatgttgggatttgggacataaaaatcattgttcattgtcaaatcgtatctctttttatatatatttttcatatataaatatgtatatatattaatattgtatgtttaatattgtattttttagagctaaaaattactgtttattatcaaatcatgtctattttatattttatatatatatataaatgtatctatatattataaatagaaagtgaaaaaataataaaaaacacatagataaggtgtaaaaatacaaaaacaaacattaaatgtattttatcttgtctcaaaaatgcaaaaacatgATTCCAAACATTGCCTTTGATTCTGAGTCTTGACGTGTAAGAACGTATTTTACCCGACCAAATCCAATTAATCTAATTCTATAGGTTTGGGTTTGGGTCTAATTTAAAGATATGGGTCTAGGTCAATAGATCTGGACCTGTGCAATTTTGACTCATTGACCAAGACCCATTGACAGGCCTAAGTAGAGCTTTCATTATCCACAAGGAACTTATGTCCTACATGCTTAGTTATCTCAATGACAAGAGGTTCatcatatgtaaattttaCTTCCTCCAAAATATTTCGTCCTCAAGCTGGAGGAATCCCCTTCGATAGGGTTACATACAACCATGTTGATTATGCCCCTCCTGCACTAGTtgaaagtttaaataaaaataaaaacttttttatagACATAAATCTGTATATTAAGTGAAAGTGATATGTACAAGTTAAGTGGGGGATTGTCATATAGCTTGCACATATAGATTTCACGTCCTACTTAAGttttaaatacttaataaAGAGTTATCCAATCTAAAATACGAcataaaaggaataattaaaaaaatgaaggaattTATNNNNNNNNNNNNNNNNNNNNNNNNNNNNNNNNNNNNNNNNNNNNNNNNNNNNNNNNNNNNNNNNNNNNNNNNNNNNNNNNNNNNNNNNNNNNNNNNNNNNNNgtacttatatatataatatatatatatatatacattatttaatatataaatttgattggCACTTGGACACGTGTACGTGtaccaacaaaataaaataatattttattttattttatcttcaaaaattatgttttataattcttttgttcTCTTATGTAAAGttgcaaataat
Above is a genomic segment from Sesamum indicum cultivar Zhongzhi No. 13 linkage group LG13, S_indicum_v1.0, whole genome shotgun sequence containing:
- the LOC105176089 gene encoding beta-1,3-galactosyltransferase 7-like — its product is MKNKSRGKVSIKWIVIICISSFVLGMLCNKRMLASHRARDQILYRGRHLGDFEANSDDCVTNKKLIRDEEVMKEFTKAHEAIESLDSSITKLRWEFPSNKKSPKIGNYENMTAIPTYNDDTMIRKKAFMVVGINTAFSSRKRRDSIRETWMPTGKSLLQLEQEKGIVVRFMIGHSAISNSILDRAIDSEDALHKDFLRLNHVEGYHELSAKTKSFFSTVVKAWDANFYVKVDDDVHVNLGALAATLARHRNKPRVYIGCMKSGPVLYQKNVKYHEPEYWKFGEEGNKYFRHATGQIYAISKDLAKYISINQPILHKYANEDVTLGAWFIGLEVMHIDDRNMCCGTPPDCEWKAQAGNICVATFDWSCSGICNSVERIKIVHVKCGEDVTTLRNSLL